A genomic segment from Chitinophaga flava encodes:
- a CDS encoding alpha/beta fold hydrolase: MKRLILVAIAFATISAVLPVSASPLKNSTIQTDSSSGYANVNGIKMYYEIHGQGSPLLLIHGGGSTLRTTFGNVLNDFASHHQVIAVEMQGHGHTVGRPGNTTFEQDADDIAALLKALNIPQADIIGFSNGGSTTMQVAIRHPEVVRSVVIISAFYKREGLPAAFWKNMEQADFSYMPQVYKDAFMAIRHDQKALLAMFNQDRERVVHFKDWSDDDIRSIKVPAFVITSELDIVQPEHAIAMSRLLPKGRLAIMPGTHGEFLGEVLGKQDSKMPQLAVAMIEEFLTGVSNNK, from the coding sequence ATGAAACGCCTAATCCTGGTAGCGATCGCCTTCGCTACCATCAGCGCTGTATTGCCTGTCAGTGCCAGTCCTCTGAAAAACAGTACCATCCAGACAGACAGCTCCAGCGGATACGCCAATGTTAACGGCATCAAAATGTACTACGAAATACATGGTCAGGGAAGCCCGCTCCTATTGATACATGGCGGTGGCTCCACTCTCCGCACCACCTTTGGCAATGTACTCAACGACTTCGCCAGTCATCACCAGGTGATAGCCGTAGAAATGCAGGGACATGGTCATACCGTAGGACGCCCCGGCAACACCACTTTCGAACAGGATGCGGATGACATAGCCGCACTGTTAAAAGCACTAAACATCCCGCAAGCCGATATCATCGGATTCAGCAATGGCGGTAGCACTACCATGCAGGTAGCCATCCGCCACCCCGAAGTAGTGCGCAGCGTAGTGATTATCTCTGCCTTTTACAAACGGGAAGGCCTGCCGGCTGCATTCTGGAAAAACATGGAGCAAGCTGATTTCAGTTATATGCCACAAGTTTATAAAGATGCCTTTATGGCGATCCGCCATGATCAAAAAGCACTGCTGGCCATGTTCAACCAGGACAGGGAACGGGTAGTCCATTTCAAAGACTGGTCAGATGATGACATCCGTTCTATTAAAGTACCTGCATTTGTGATCACCAGCGAACTGGATATAGTTCAGCCCGAACATGCAATAGCCATGTCCCGGCTGTTGCCCAAAGGCCGCCTGGCTATCATGCCCGGTACACATGGAGAGTTTCTGGGTGAGGTTTTGGGAAAACAAGACAGTAAGATGCCTCAGTTGGCAGTAGCAATGATAGAAGAGTTTCTGACAGGAGTATCCAACAATAAATAG
- a CDS encoding peroxiredoxin family protein — protein sequence MRKKQNSWLLAMLAASMALPATAQTKRFITVSGKIKFPPPQEQQEKFPFLVQKEVGDDRITIDTIRLKPDGTYTIKLDATRPQFYVLNEFEEDRLTVWANKENLRIDFRGMDTAAIRIKNPPYVYIQGSEENNLINQVNFIVHRNYQNMIEVGRLQYKASLAKDTALERALQDQYGWLGDDMGERLKLLVKMYPNTPVLLYVLDYLHPRKDKELITVELDRLVKKYPYLEEAKSKQVDMVKAEAIARKTAIGATAINFTQNNVNGKAVQLTDYRGKYVLLDFWASWCGPCRAENPNVLDNYEKYHKKGLEILAVSLDDKKDAWLKAIKDDGLTWEHVSDLKGWKNEVAKEYNIRAVPSNFLLDKDGKILAVNLRGEELTQKLEEIFGK from the coding sequence ATGAGAAAAAAACAGAACAGCTGGCTGCTGGCCATGCTGGCCGCCAGCATGGCCCTTCCGGCCACCGCACAAACCAAACGGTTTATTACTGTGAGCGGAAAGATAAAATTTCCACCGCCACAGGAACAACAGGAAAAATTCCCTTTCCTGGTACAAAAGGAGGTAGGGGATGATCGTATCACGATTGATACAATCCGCCTGAAACCCGATGGGACTTACACGATAAAGCTGGATGCCACCCGCCCGCAGTTTTATGTATTGAATGAATTTGAAGAAGACCGGCTTACCGTTTGGGCCAACAAGGAGAATCTTCGGATAGATTTCAGAGGAATGGATACTGCGGCCATCAGGATTAAGAATCCGCCTTATGTGTACATCCAGGGTAGCGAAGAGAATAATCTCATTAACCAGGTCAATTTTATCGTTCACCGCAATTACCAGAATATGATCGAAGTGGGCCGCTTGCAGTATAAGGCTTCCCTGGCAAAGGATACAGCTTTGGAAAGGGCACTGCAGGACCAATACGGATGGCTCGGCGATGATATGGGCGAACGTTTAAAACTGCTGGTCAAAATGTATCCCAATACACCCGTACTGTTGTATGTGTTGGATTATCTGCATCCCAGAAAAGATAAGGAACTGATTACAGTAGAACTGGATCGTCTGGTGAAAAAATATCCTTATCTCGAAGAAGCAAAAAGCAAACAGGTAGATATGGTAAAGGCAGAAGCGATTGCCCGTAAAACAGCTATTGGCGCCACGGCCATAAACTTCACCCAAAACAATGTCAACGGAAAAGCGGTACAGCTGACAGACTATCGCGGCAAATATGTGCTGCTCGATTTCTGGGCCAGCTGGTGTGGTCCCTGCCGTGCAGAAAATCCCAATGTGCTCGATAACTACGAAAAGTACCACAAAAAAGGACTGGAGATCCTGGCCGTATCACTGGACGACAAAAAGGATGCATGGCTTAAAGCCATTAAAGACGACGGTCTCACCTGGGAGCATGTGAGTGATCTCAAAGGCTGGAAAAATGAAGTGGCAAAAGAATACAATATCCGTGCAGTACCCAGCAATTTCCTGCTCGACAAAGACGGTAAGATACTGGCCGTGAACCTTCGCGGGGAAGAGCTGACTCAAAAGCTGGAAGAAATCTTTGGTAAATAG
- a CDS encoding TlpA disulfide reductase family protein: MKKTITTLSAALLALCSQAQNSKEIILQGDISGDLKGHHKIYLYSRTYKDSAAIVNGHYSFRIPFSEPVFLMLLPEYVQAERQMYVPFGILMDKPVTYTVTSDISKGMNASVVKGSEATELLRAYEQDKSTAWKKISTGLQQAFGKPWLQENDPQYEAFEKKQHELQQQHLLPILEKLVKEHPNSYASVYSLSDARQIASVEQQERLYAALSKEMKTTTPAKEFHQFTEGIRNSAIGRQVKDFSLPGPDGKVIAFSSLKGKYVLIDFWASWCAPCRKSFPHMREVYQQYKDQDFIIYSISIDKSKADWLKAVAEENNPWLQSLDNINIAGGGFAVTGVPTTYLISPEGKILMKEIGFDDTGNGNIEKKLAAIFGAAVKKPEPEKIKNENGTTKAIPMMPMQ, from the coding sequence ATGAAGAAAACCATTACCACCCTCTCTGCCGCCTTACTGGCCCTCTGCAGCCAGGCACAGAATAGTAAGGAAATCATCCTGCAGGGAGATATCAGCGGCGACCTGAAAGGACATCATAAAATATACCTCTATTCCCGCACCTACAAGGACTCTGCCGCCATCGTCAACGGGCACTATTCTTTCAGAATACCCTTCAGCGAACCGGTATTTCTGATGCTGCTGCCAGAATATGTACAGGCCGAACGCCAGATGTATGTGCCTTTCGGCATCCTGATGGACAAACCGGTCACCTACACCGTCACCAGCGATATCAGTAAAGGCATGAATGCTTCTGTCGTAAAAGGTTCTGAGGCAACGGAACTGCTGCGGGCTTATGAGCAGGACAAGTCCACTGCCTGGAAAAAGATCAGTACCGGCCTGCAACAGGCTTTCGGTAAACCATGGCTGCAGGAGAATGATCCGCAGTACGAGGCCTTTGAGAAAAAACAGCATGAACTGCAACAACAGCATCTGCTGCCAATACTGGAGAAGCTGGTGAAAGAACATCCCAATTCCTATGCATCGGTATACAGTCTGAGTGATGCCCGCCAGATCGCTTCGGTGGAACAACAGGAACGGCTATACGCTGCATTGTCCAAAGAGATGAAAACAACAACGCCCGCAAAGGAATTTCATCAGTTTACCGAAGGTATCCGTAACTCCGCTATCGGCAGGCAGGTAAAGGATTTTTCCCTGCCAGGCCCCGATGGTAAAGTCATCGCTTTCAGCAGCCTGAAAGGAAAATACGTCCTGATCGACTTCTGGGCCAGCTGGTGCGCGCCCTGCCGCAAATCCTTCCCTCATATGAGAGAGGTGTATCAGCAGTACAAAGACCAGGACTTTATTATCTACAGTATTTCCATCGATAAAAGCAAGGCAGACTGGCTGAAGGCCGTAGCTGAAGAAAACAATCCCTGGCTGCAGTCGTTGGACAATATCAATATAGCAGGTGGCGGATTCGCAGTCACCGGTGTGCCTACCACTTATCTGATTTCTCCCGAAGGGAAAATTTTAATGAAAGAAATTGGTTTTGATGATACCGGGAATGGTAATATAGAAAAGAAGCTGGCAGCGATTTTTGGCGCCGCAGTTAAAAAGCCTGAGCCTGAAAAAATCAAAAACGAAAACGGTACAACAAAGGCTATCCCGATGATGCCTATGCAATAA
- a CDS encoding RagB/SusD family nutrient uptake outer membrane protein, which translates to MKRYSSYIYSLLLLVVLVACNKQLDLKPEGTMVEADLLKNKQTTESFLADTYLRMMDACGGNMYLFADVTGNVVSSFDQAVVKGNVDPRDKNYDDLWRKPYMTINQANVIITQLSRYATFDAGLQQRFIAEARFIRAFCHLILLQMYGDGALQGKMNNKGIPLMLQSFDGYDGSQNKARNTNGEVYTQILKDLDESIAVLPEKRTDPTDQAGRATKGAAAALAARVSLYMQDYAKAAAYANTVLSAQGYALQPSFVQLWPDHATGTGKYPLSTEIVFAFPESFNATSYGSHGIYYAYGYYQPLPDFLARYEAQDERLTDLFTTTKQMRKFTDPKLMDNVNMIRLPEVMLTAAEALVQTNGVNVTSVDLLNKVYGRAYTKNPVPKVYTIADFSSKQALIDRILLERSRELAFEGFARFDAIRSGKQPNPQLPADRYAMPIPQREIDITGGLIVQNPGYTK; encoded by the coding sequence ATGAAAAGATATTCGTCTTACATATACAGCCTGTTGCTGCTGGTCGTACTCGTGGCTTGCAACAAACAACTCGACCTGAAGCCGGAAGGTACCATGGTGGAAGCTGACCTTTTAAAAAATAAACAAACCACCGAAAGTTTTCTGGCAGACACCTACCTGCGCATGATGGACGCCTGTGGCGGAAACATGTACCTGTTTGCAGATGTCACCGGCAATGTGGTCAGCTCTTTTGACCAGGCCGTTGTAAAAGGCAATGTAGATCCCCGCGACAAAAACTACGATGACCTCTGGAGAAAACCATACATGACCATTAATCAGGCCAATGTGATCATTACACAGCTCTCCCGGTATGCTACGTTTGATGCCGGTCTTCAGCAGCGGTTTATTGCCGAAGCCAGATTTATAAGGGCTTTCTGTCACCTGATACTGTTGCAGATGTACGGCGATGGTGCGTTGCAGGGTAAGATGAACAATAAGGGCATTCCACTGATGCTACAGTCCTTTGATGGTTATGATGGTTCTCAGAATAAAGCCAGGAATACTAACGGAGAAGTATATACGCAGATATTAAAAGACCTGGATGAGTCCATAGCTGTGTTGCCGGAAAAACGTACCGATCCTACAGATCAGGCCGGCCGTGCCACCAAAGGAGCTGCTGCGGCTCTTGCAGCCCGTGTATCACTTTATATGCAGGACTATGCCAAAGCGGCTGCTTATGCTAATACAGTGTTGTCTGCACAAGGGTATGCCCTGCAGCCGTCTTTTGTACAGCTCTGGCCCGACCATGCCACCGGCACCGGCAAATATCCGCTTAGTACCGAAATCGTTTTTGCCTTCCCGGAGAGCTTTAATGCTACCAGCTATGGCAGCCATGGTATCTACTATGCTTATGGCTATTATCAGCCGTTGCCCGACTTCCTGGCCCGGTACGAAGCACAGGACGAAAGGCTTACAGATTTGTTTACCACCACCAAACAGATGCGCAAATTCACTGACCCTAAGCTCATGGATAATGTCAATATGATCCGCCTGCCGGAAGTCATGCTGACCGCCGCCGAAGCCCTGGTTCAGACCAACGGCGTGAACGTTACCTCTGTAGACCTGCTGAATAAAGTATACGGCCGCGCCTACACGAAAAATCCGGTACCCAAAGTATACACCATAGCAGACTTCAGTAGTAAACAGGCGCTGATAGATCGCATATTGCTGGAACGCAGCCGGGAGCTGGCATTTGAAGGGTTTGCCCGTTTTGATGCCATTCGCAGCGGCAAACAGCCTAATCCCCAGTTGCCCGCAGACCGCTATGCTATGCCCATTCCTCAGCGGGAAATTGATATCACCGGCGGACTCATTGTACAAAACCCGGGATATACCAAATAA
- a CDS encoding SusC/RagA family TonB-linked outer membrane protein, producing the protein MQNSLSLTYIRRLVRGGILFAVLTLGNISFLSPYVYSQSSQPVSITAVFENENLAACIKKLERSYHLSFGYDNQDLMRYHINKLNFVNESLDKVLAALLKQTGLKIETKNGVYLIVRPTTMAAVPTEPAGRIRGRIIDANSNNPVPGVTVRVAGARYYAVSNPDGEYELILPPGNYSLQYSFIGYQEEIKPAIKVMPSVVAAVPVMMTVKPSHLTEAVVIGYGVQERRSLLGSVTTFKASELPGQMPLSVDEAMVGKLPGVYIAPSSGVPGAASNITIRGISTLNANGNTPLIVIDGVPIYGIDPNLNTVDYNKNGTQGFSFGGNQVVNEYRQPATFEKNPLATLNPDDIESIEVLKDAYSTAIYGSRGSGGVILITTKKGKRGSARVDVQLGTSISSPRKLPSIMTGDQYADFYNHLFALKDSIGKAGNPYYRPLNYTFPKGVNTDWLHEVLRDATGADANVSLSGGTEKSNYYVSLGYDKQQAYIINNDFTRYQGRVNFDNQMTRKLKVGVSMSLNQATNNSLNAQEIYRGSIQKAPNIPVRDSAGNFNWLYGKNPTGPEDISNPVAQATTGRNYTTDNRVLGNVFADLKLLSWLSLHSDVGVDWINSRAYSRVIDRPKTPGGNASETQQQLRKWVSNNRIDINKAFDGGHAVSAMLGQSFEKSVEDATAVIGDGFLNNEMLSITTAKNKRVVSSLEQQWAQVSFLGRLNYEYQHRYLVGVTYRMDGSSRFSANHRYVGFPSFALGWVPSEESFLKGNKLIEQLKIRGSVGFTGSDGGNGYYGNQGQYVVDVYGASYGSVGAIGVKQPSNPNLQWERTTTWNAGMDLSMLNGRITVTLDYYRRQTSNAILSSVLPYFMGFSMQKQNLADLSNNGIEFSISSQNIQRKAFSWTTNFNISGNRNKIIRLHKIDEDQLANQNEIDGSRFWRVGHSATAYYLYNWGGINPANGQPLWIDNTGKSSEVPIQQQYSGAPYVHREYMGDAMPVVFGGLGNTLTYKALELNCFLSFSAGNKIINGAKAAQYSYLGSSYTANNVYNLSPELLNYWQYPGQATDVPALINKSNAAAAGFGSSYDYTLSRQSSRFLEDASFIKLRSLSLAYNFTSLLKHLQTVKSLRVFVEGNNLLILTSYSGLDPEVSAYGSSALSMGYDELTLPSPRTWRVGIKASF; encoded by the coding sequence ATGCAAAATTCGCTTTCGCTAACGTATATACGTAGGTTAGTGAGAGGAGGCATTCTGTTCGCGGTGCTCACACTGGGAAATATCAGCTTCCTGTCTCCATATGTATATAGTCAGTCGTCACAGCCTGTCAGCATCACCGCTGTCTTTGAAAATGAAAACCTGGCAGCCTGTATTAAAAAGCTGGAACGCAGCTACCATCTGTCTTTCGGATACGACAACCAGGATCTGATGCGTTATCACATCAACAAACTTAACTTTGTCAACGAGTCACTGGACAAGGTTTTAGCCGCACTGCTGAAACAAACAGGACTTAAAATCGAAACAAAAAACGGCGTATACCTGATCGTCAGGCCCACTACTATGGCTGCTGTTCCAACAGAACCTGCCGGCAGAATCCGTGGCCGTATCATAGACGCAAACTCCAACAACCCTGTGCCCGGTGTGACCGTTCGTGTAGCCGGCGCCAGATATTATGCTGTTTCCAACCCTGATGGAGAGTATGAACTTATCTTGCCTCCAGGAAATTATTCCCTGCAATATTCTTTTATCGGTTATCAGGAAGAGATAAAACCAGCCATCAAAGTGATGCCCAGTGTGGTGGCTGCTGTTCCGGTGATGATGACTGTAAAACCGTCCCATCTTACAGAAGCGGTGGTAATTGGTTATGGTGTACAGGAACGCCGCAGCCTCCTGGGTTCCGTAACTACTTTCAAAGCCAGTGAACTACCCGGACAAATGCCCCTTTCGGTAGATGAAGCTATGGTTGGTAAACTGCCCGGCGTATACATTGCTCCCTCCAGTGGCGTGCCTGGCGCCGCCAGCAACATCACCATTCGTGGTATCAGCACCCTTAACGCTAACGGCAACACGCCGTTGATCGTTATCGATGGAGTACCCATTTATGGTATTGATCCCAATCTTAATACGGTCGATTATAATAAAAATGGTACGCAGGGTTTTTCATTCGGGGGCAATCAGGTAGTTAATGAATACCGCCAGCCTGCTACATTTGAAAAGAATCCCCTGGCAACACTCAATCCGGATGATATCGAATCCATCGAAGTGCTGAAAGATGCCTATTCTACTGCTATCTACGGCTCCCGCGGTTCCGGAGGCGTGATTCTCATCACCACTAAAAAAGGGAAAAGAGGTAGTGCAAGAGTAGATGTACAGTTGGGCACTTCTATCAGCTCTCCCCGCAAACTGCCTTCCATCATGACCGGCGACCAGTATGCAGATTTTTACAATCACCTGTTTGCTCTGAAAGACTCTATCGGCAAAGCTGGCAATCCTTACTACCGGCCGCTGAACTATACATTCCCGAAAGGCGTTAACACAGACTGGTTACATGAAGTGCTGCGGGACGCTACCGGCGCTGATGCCAACGTATCGCTCAGCGGCGGTACGGAGAAAAGCAACTATTACGTGAGCCTCGGCTACGACAAACAACAGGCCTATATCATCAACAACGACTTCACCCGCTACCAGGGCCGCGTCAACTTCGACAACCAGATGACCCGCAAGCTGAAAGTAGGCGTCAGCATGTCTTTGAACCAGGCTACCAACAACTCCCTCAACGCGCAGGAGATATACCGCGGTTCTATCCAGAAGGCGCCCAATATCCCTGTCCGCGATAGTGCTGGCAACTTCAACTGGCTTTATGGTAAAAACCCTACAGGCCCGGAAGATATCTCCAACCCGGTTGCACAGGCCACCACCGGCAGAAACTATACTACCGACAACCGTGTGCTGGGTAATGTGTTTGCCGATCTGAAACTGCTCTCCTGGCTTAGCCTGCACTCCGATGTAGGAGTGGACTGGATCAACTCCCGCGCCTACAGCCGGGTGATTGACCGTCCCAAAACGCCCGGAGGCAACGCTTCCGAAACACAACAGCAGCTCCGCAAATGGGTCAGCAACAACCGCATCGATATCAACAAGGCATTTGATGGCGGTCATGCTGTGAGTGCCATGCTGGGACAGAGTTTTGAGAAATCCGTAGAAGACGCTACTGCCGTAATAGGAGATGGTTTCCTCAACAATGAAATGCTGAGCATCACCACCGCGAAAAATAAAAGAGTGGTCAGCTCCCTGGAGCAACAATGGGCACAGGTGTCTTTCCTGGGAAGATTGAACTATGAATATCAGCATCGGTACCTGGTAGGTGTCACCTACCGTATGGATGGCTCTTCCCGTTTCTCTGCCAACCACCGCTATGTAGGTTTTCCTTCTTTTGCGCTGGGATGGGTGCCCAGTGAAGAATCTTTCCTGAAAGGCAATAAACTGATTGAACAACTCAAAATACGCGGTAGTGTAGGCTTCACCGGTAGTGATGGCGGCAACGGCTACTATGGCAACCAGGGCCAGTATGTAGTAGATGTATACGGCGCCTCTTACGGCAGTGTAGGTGCTATCGGTGTCAAACAACCGTCTAATCCCAACCTGCAATGGGAACGTACTACCACCTGGAACGCAGGCATGGACCTGAGTATGCTCAATGGACGTATCACCGTTACATTGGATTATTACAGAAGACAAACCTCCAACGCCATCCTCAGTTCTGTTCTGCCTTATTTTATGGGCTTCTCCATGCAGAAGCAGAACCTGGCCGATCTCAGCAACAACGGTATTGAATTCAGCATCAGCAGCCAGAACATTCAGCGTAAGGCTTTCAGCTGGACCACCAACTTCAACATCTCCGGCAACCGGAATAAAATCATACGACTGCACAAGATTGATGAAGACCAGCTGGCCAATCAGAACGAAATCGATGGTAGCCGCTTCTGGCGCGTAGGGCACTCTGCCACTGCTTATTACCTGTACAACTGGGGCGGTATCAATCCGGCCAACGGACAGCCGCTCTGGATCGATAATACCGGTAAAAGCTCCGAAGTGCCGATACAACAACAGTATTCGGGCGCTCCCTATGTACACCGCGAATATATGGGCGACGCCATGCCCGTGGTATTCGGCGGCCTGGGTAATACGCTCACCTACAAAGCCCTTGAGCTCAATTGTTTCCTTTCATTTTCCGCAGGAAATAAAATCATCAATGGCGCCAAAGCAGCACAGTACAGTTACCTGGGTAGTTCTTATACCGCCAACAATGTATATAACCTTTCCCCGGAGCTCCTGAACTACTGGCAATATCCCGGACAGGCAACAGATGTGCCGGCGCTGATCAATAAATCCAATGCAGCCGCAGCTGGCTTTGGCAGCTCCTATGATTATACGCTCAGCCGCCAGTCATCCCGCTTCCTGGAAGATGCTTCGTTTATCAAACTAAGAAGCCTCTCGCTGGCCTATAATTTTACCAGCCTGCTGAAACATCTGCAAACCGTGAAATCGTTGCGGGTATTTGTAGAAGGTAACAATCTGCTGATACTGACCAGCTACTCCGGCCTTGATCCGGAAGTGAGCGCCTATGGCTCTTCCGCGCTGAGTATGGGATATGATGAACTGACACTGCCTTCGCCACGCACCTGGAGAGTAGGTATTAAAGCATCTTTTTAA
- a CDS encoding FecR family protein: MRDQDKIAQIITRLETGTCTPQELEWLHEWYQSQDLQAGAVFRDDAHQLQLQSDMLQHIHEQLDEVQMPSTGSVVPLYKRWWAAAAVLALVMATGVWAWHNYRETHTLLIAEAGPGQQQQIVLSDSSRVWLNAGARLKYPKVFGEIRTVELEGEGFFEIQQDAHRPFEVHTQELNVQVLGTSFDVKAYSMLDETQVTVKTGMVKVLHHHTGLDVLSANDQLTYSRSAQQYMKSKVDNDQINEWASGMISLSQAGFAEVALTLENQYGVHIRFNPSEMKQYEYTLRCSKQLSVRQVLDIISSIHPIQYDMKDNEITVHRKN, encoded by the coding sequence GTGCGCGATCAGGATAAAATAGCTCAGATCATCACACGGCTCGAAACCGGAACCTGTACTCCACAAGAACTGGAATGGCTGCATGAATGGTATCAATCCCAGGATTTGCAGGCTGGAGCAGTGTTTCGTGACGATGCCCACCAGTTGCAGCTGCAATCGGATATGTTACAGCATATTCATGAACAGCTGGATGAAGTGCAGATGCCTTCAACAGGTAGTGTGGTGCCTTTATATAAAAGATGGTGGGCCGCAGCTGCCGTGCTGGCCCTGGTGATGGCTACGGGTGTCTGGGCCTGGCATAACTACCGGGAAACACATACGCTGCTGATAGCAGAGGCAGGGCCCGGCCAGCAGCAACAGATCGTGCTGTCAGACAGTTCGCGCGTATGGCTCAACGCCGGCGCAAGACTGAAATATCCGAAGGTCTTTGGTGAGATCAGGACCGTGGAACTGGAAGGAGAAGGCTTTTTTGAGATACAACAGGATGCACATCGCCCGTTTGAAGTACATACACAGGAGCTGAATGTACAGGTGCTGGGGACTTCTTTCGATGTAAAAGCCTACAGCATGCTCGATGAAACACAGGTGACCGTGAAAACAGGCATGGTGAAAGTATTACATCACCACACCGGACTGGATGTACTGAGTGCCAACGACCAGCTGACTTACAGCCGTTCTGCACAACAATATATGAAGTCGAAAGTTGACAACGACCAGATCAACGAATGGGCCAGCGGCATGATCAGCCTGTCGCAGGCAGGCTTTGCGGAAGTAGCGCTTACGCTGGAAAACCAATACGGCGTGCATATACGATTTAATCCGTCGGAGATGAAGCAGTACGAATACACGCTGCGATGCAGCAAACAGCTGTCCGTAAGACAGGTGTTGGATATTATCAGCAGCATACATCCTATACAATATGATATGAAGGATAATGAAATAACAGTTCACCGTAAAAACTAA
- a CDS encoding RNA polymerase sigma factor — protein sequence MKQLPDTALLERMQAYNDKAAFDELYRRYWEQLYIAAYARLQQDADAKDCLQEVFVSLWNKRRELQIQGPLGPYLHVALKYRILNHLRSNHNYQKHLDLFAAVPPAVFSRADDRLVLAEIQQIIQQTINAMPEKMREIYILSRQEQLSVREMADQLGVSQQTVKNQVSTALKRLKDALARFK from the coding sequence TTGAAGCAGTTGCCGGATACAGCGTTGTTGGAGCGTATGCAGGCATATAATGATAAGGCCGCTTTTGATGAACTGTACCGCAGATATTGGGAACAGCTTTATATAGCAGCATATGCCAGATTACAGCAGGATGCAGATGCCAAAGATTGTCTGCAGGAAGTTTTCGTTTCTTTATGGAATAAGCGCCGGGAGCTACAGATCCAGGGCCCGCTGGGACCGTATCTGCATGTAGCGCTCAAATATCGTATCCTTAATCATCTCCGTAGTAATCACAATTACCAGAAACATCTGGACCTCTTTGCTGCTGTTCCTCCCGCTGTTTTTTCCCGGGCAGATGACCGCCTTGTGCTGGCAGAAATTCAGCAGATCATTCAGCAAACGATCAATGCTATGCCGGAGAAGATGCGTGAAATTTATATCCTGAGCCGGCAGGAACAACTGAGCGTCCGCGAAATGGCCGACCAGCTGGGCGTTTCCCAGCAAACCGTGAAAAACCAGGTCAGTACTGCACTAAAACGGCTGAAAGATGCCCTCGCGCGTTTCAAATAA
- a CDS encoding APH(3') family aminoglycoside O-phosphotransferase: protein MNDHNTHLSAFPADLAHLLAGMQRDQIDIGLSTASVHRYFSDRSVFYLKIQPAGNGLLQEYEVMTWLQDKLPVPPILYFGSHQQTEYLLTAAIEGEMLCSPSYLDNPELTVKLLADGIKLLSAVPTSNCPFHHHLDKKLRAAAYNVQHQLVDTTDWENNNRFATPQALLDYLIAHQPAAYTPTFTHGDYCLPNIFGKQGRVSGFIDIGGAGIADIYQDIALCVRSLNHNFGSDDYAALFFEMLNMQPDKERIEYYILLDELF, encoded by the coding sequence ATGAACGATCACAACACCCATCTATCCGCATTCCCCGCCGATCTGGCCCACCTGCTGGCTGGCATGCAACGCGATCAGATCGATATCGGCCTCTCCACCGCCAGCGTACATCGCTATTTCAGCGACCGCAGCGTCTTCTATCTAAAAATACAACCCGCCGGAAACGGACTGCTGCAGGAATATGAAGTGATGACCTGGCTGCAGGATAAACTACCTGTGCCGCCCATCCTCTATTTCGGCTCCCATCAGCAAACAGAATACCTGCTCACCGCCGCCATAGAAGGAGAAATGCTGTGTTCTCCCTCCTACCTCGACAATCCGGAGCTGACCGTCAAACTGCTGGCCGATGGCATCAAACTGCTGTCTGCTGTACCTACCAGCAACTGCCCATTCCATCATCACCTGGATAAAAAGCTGAGGGCCGCTGCCTATAATGTTCAACACCAGCTGGTAGATACCACCGACTGGGAAAACAATAACCGCTTCGCTACACCACAAGCACTACTCGACTATCTCATCGCACATCAGCCTGCTGCCTATACACCAACATTTACCCATGGCGACTACTGTCTCCCCAATATCTTCGGGAAACAAGGCCGGGTAAGCGGTTTCATAGATATCGGCGGCGCCGGTATTGCAGATATTTATCAGGATATAGCGCTATGCGTTCGTTCTTTAAATCACAACTTTGGCAGCGATGATTATGCAGCGCTCTTTTTTGAGATGTTGAATATGCAGCCGGATAAGGAGAGGATTGAGTATTATATTTTGCTGGATGAGTTGTTTTGA